A part of Blastocatellia bacterium genomic DNA contains:
- a CDS encoding amidohydrolase family protein encodes MSAFLLKNANVVCFDPISIESSDLRINAGKIIARDKNLVLQDGEELIDCTNKLIFPGIVCAHTHLYSALARGMPGPKQTPTNFYEILKFVWWRLDRALDEETIYWSAIAGGLDAIRSGTTTLIDHHASPSYITNSLSIIKQALSDLGLRGVLCYEVTDRNGETDRDLGIKENEQALASSGGLYRALVGGHAAFTLNPTSLKMLAELAENFNCGVHIHVAEDRLDERDAKETYKEPLIQRLAESGVLRPGSILAHCTHLDQSALRVAKMSGSWLIHNPRSNMNNNVGYASIKDFGSRAALGTDGIGSDMFEEAKFAFYKSRDDKLGLSAENVLELLAGGQHLASEIFDEQLQQLNVGATADLVLYDYLSPTPLTAENFAWHFIFGMSASPVSSLMVNGKFLLREGKYQTIDPVQATEKTRQAAIKLWEKMQKI; translated from the coding sequence ATGAGCGCATTTTTGTTAAAAAATGCTAATGTGGTTTGTTTTGACCCTATTAGCATTGAAAGTTCTGATTTACGCATTAACGCAGGCAAAATTATTGCACGAGATAAAAATTTAGTTCTTCAAGATGGCGAGGAGCTAATAGATTGCACAAACAAGCTTATTTTTCCTGGCATTGTTTGTGCGCATACTCATCTTTATTCTGCGCTAGCACGAGGGATGCCAGGGCCGAAACAAACACCTACAAATTTTTATGAAATCTTAAAGTTTGTTTGGTGGCGATTAGATCGCGCCTTAGATGAGGAAACTATTTATTGGAGCGCGATTGCTGGCGGACTAGACGCTATAAGAAGTGGTACAACTACTTTAATTGACCATCATGCTTCACCTAGTTATATTACTAACTCACTTTCCATTATCAAACAAGCTCTTTCAGATTTAGGACTGCGCGGAGTGCTTTGTTATGAAGTAACTGACCGCAATGGCGAAACGGACAGAGATTTAGGAATTAAAGAAAATGAGCAAGCTTTAGCTAGTAGTGGCGGGCTTTACCGGGCTTTAGTTGGTGGACATGCAGCTTTTACGCTTAATCCAACTTCATTAAAAATGCTGGCTGAACTAGCAGAAAATTTTAATTGTGGTGTACATATTCATGTTGCTGAAGATCGTTTAGATGAAAGAGACGCAAAAGAAACCTATAAAGAGCCGTTAATACAACGACTTGCCGAGTCTGGCGTTTTGCGTCCTGGGTCGATTTTGGCACATTGTACACACCTTGACCAATCAGCTTTAAGAGTTGCTAAAATGTCTGGTAGTTGGCTAATTCATAATCCACGCTCTAATATGAATAATAATGTTGGCTATGCGTCAATAAAGGATTTTGGCTCACGTGCTGCGTTAGGGACGGACGGCATTGGCTCAGACATGTTTGAGGAAGCTAAATTTGCTTTCTACAAGTCACGTGATGACAAGCTAGGACTATCAGCAGAAAATGTGCTAGAACTTTTAGCAGGTGGTCAACATCTAGCGAGTGAAATTTTTGACGAACAATTACAGCAACTTAATGTTGGTGCAACGGCTGATTTAGTTTTATATGACTATTTATCGCCTACACCATTAACAGCAGAAAATTTTGCTTGGCATTTTATTTTTGGAATGTCTGCTAGTCCTGTAAGTAGCTTAATGGTAAATGGTAAATTCTTACTTCGTGAAGGTAAGTATCAAACTATTGACCCTGTGCAAGCAACAGAAAAAACTCGTCAAGCAGCCATAAAACTTTGGGAAAAAATGCAGAAAATATAA